One Paramisgurnus dabryanus chromosome 8, PD_genome_1.1, whole genome shotgun sequence DNA window includes the following coding sequences:
- the LOC135770420 gene encoding olfactory receptor 52A5-like, translated as MYFNGSVFSLKLTLHSLDLPETSIYPAFIFGATTYLAILVCNLTFIITIVLNRNLHKLMYILLNMPVNDIMGSSTLFPQLLYSIWSQDRSISYPVCIFQGFCVHMYGSTSYLILTAMAFDRYTAICWPLRYHAIMTTDNLVRIITGMWFFNIIIMFVNFALLMPYKICQTQMTDLICYNPPLMKIVCENTQVNNIYGLFTLILYFVISISVVTFTYIQILITCITKKQSDAKIKALQTCGTHLVVFLFLEFNTFFPLVAHRSEYVPAYLRRGLSICVFIFPPIVNPLIYGLKTKEIRQNIVACFKRMINSV; from the coding sequence ATGTATTTTAATGGATCAGTTTTTTCACTGAAATTAACTCTGCACTCTTTGGATCTGCCTGAGACATCCATTTACCCTGCATTCATATTCGGCGCCACAACATACTTGGCAATTTTAGTCTGCAATCTAACATTTATCATAACCATTGTCTTGAACAGAAATCTTCATAAACTGATGTATATTTTGCTAAACATGCCTGTTAATGACATTATGGGTTCTTCAACGCTTTTTCCTCAGCTGTTGTATAGCATATGGTCTCAGGACAGATCAATTTCCTACCCTGTCTGTATCTTTCAAGGGTTTTGTGTGCACATGTATGGTAGCACATCTTATTTAATTCTTACCGCTATGGCCTTTGACAGGTATACTGCCATATGCTGGCCGCTGAGATACCATGCCATCATGACTACTGATAACTTAGTGAGGATTATAACAGGAATGTGGTTCTTTAATATTATTATCATGTTTGTAAATTTTGCTCTTCTAATGCCTTACAAGATTTGTCAGACACAGATGACAGATCTCATCTGCTATAATCCACCTTTAATGAAAATCGTATGTGAAAACACACAAGTGAACAACATCTATGGGTTGTTTACTTTGATATTATACTTTGTTATTTCAATTTCTGTTGTGACATTTACCTACATTCAAATACTGATCACTTGTATTACAAAGAAGCAGTCTGATGCAAAGATTAAGGCCCTTCAAACGTGTGGTACTCATCTGGTGGTCTTTCTGTTTTTGGAGTTCAACACATTTTTTCCTCTTGTTGCACATCGATCTGAATATGTTCCAGCGTATCTGCGCAGGGGTCTCTCtatatgtgtttttatttttcctcCCATTGTAAATCCACTCATTTACGGTTTAAAAACTAAAGAAATTAGACAGAATATTGTCGCTTGTTTCAAGAGAATGATAAACAGTGTATGA
- the LOC135770421 gene encoding olfactory receptor 52E4-like gives MSSNESVQSLMLTLHSLELSETSIHSAFIFGLWAYLIILLCNLTVAFTICFNRKFHKPMYILLLNMPINDTIGATSFFPQLLYSIWCQNRSISYPACFLQGLFVHIYGGASYVILTAMACDRYIAICYPLRYGAIMTKNNLLRIITGMWFIHFIIIFVLFLLLLPYNICKTYMDELICYNPSIMKIVCEDTRVNNIYGLFILCFYHIVSLSIVAFTYIHILITCITKKQSDAKNKALQTCGTHLVVFLFLEFNSFFPLIAHRSEYVPAYLRRVFSTSLMVFPPIVNPLVYGFKTKEIRQNIVTCFKRRIDSV, from the coding sequence ATGTCTTCAAAtgaatctgttcagtcattgaTGCTAACCCTACACTCATTGGAGCTGTCTGAGACAAGCATTCATTCAGCATTCATATTTGGATTATGGGCATATTTAATAATCTTACTCTGCAATTTAACAGTTGCTTTTACTATTTGCTTTAATAGAAAATTTCATAAGCCAATGTACATTTTGTTGTTGAACATGCCTATCAATGACACAATAGGTGCAACAAGTTTTTTTCCTCAGCTATTGTATAGCATTTGGTGTCAGAATAGATCGATTTCCTATCCTGCGTGTTTCCTTCAAGGCCTTTTTGTGCACATATACGGAGGTGCATCTTATGTCATTCTTACAGCTATGGCCTGTGACAGGTATATTGCCATTTGCTATCCATTAAGATATGGTGCTATTATGACCAAAAATAACTTGTTGAGAATCATAACTGGAATGTGGTTCATTCATTTTATCATTATATTTGTACTTTTCTTGCTGCTTCTGCCCTACAACATTTGTAAGACATACATGGATGAGCTTATCTGCTACAATCCATCTATTATGAAAATCGTGTGCGAGGACACGCGAGTAAACAACATCTATggattgtttattttatgtttctatCATATTGTTTCACTTTCTATTGTGGCATTTACTTACATTCATATACTGATCACTTGTATTACAAAGAAGCAGTCTGATGCAAAGAATAAGGCCCTTCAAACGTGTGGTACTCATCTGGTGGTCTTTTTGTTTTTGGAGTTTAACTCTTTTTTCCCTCTTATCGCACATCGATCTGAATATGTTCCAGCGTATCTGCGCAGGGTTTTCTCTACATCTCTTATGGTGTTTCCTCCCATTGTAAATCCACTGgtttatggttttaaaactaAAGAAATCAGACAGAATATTGTCACTTGCTTCAAGAGAAGGATAGACAGTGTATGA